GGGAGGGCCATGGGGCTCCTCTTCCTCTACCTTTTCGGCCTGGCTCTTGGCGAGCCGCACCTCGTTCTCCAGGTTCCAGATGTGAGTGTCGCGCAGCTTCACTTCATCAAGCAGCGTCTCCTTCGCCTGCTGCAGCCGGGCTTTGTGCCGGAGGCGCCGCTTGTTCTGTTTCCTGGTGGGGGGCAAGGcagagtgtgtgtgtggtggggaggGCTTAGGGGCCTTGGCCCTGGAGGAAGCAGGCAGCCCACCCCCTGGGCAAGCGGAGGCTCACCTGAGAGAGACATCCACCTGCTTCAGGATCTTCCTCTGCTCCTCACAGAGCGCCTCCTTCTCCTGCTGCAGGGCGGAGAGCTGCTCCGAGAGCCTCCGGGAGTCCAGGTGCTGCAGAGAAAGAGTTGGGGATGCACCGGTTCAGTCGGGGttcctgggagggagggagggaaatagagggagatggaagggaagggagggagggacttctCCACCTTTCAAGGCCGCTGACCTCCTTGGCGAgggccctcctctcctcctccagggCCCGCAGCTGCCCCTCCTGCTGCTGGGCCTGGGCCTGCCGGTCAGCCAAGGCCTGGAGCAGCTGGGCCTCCTCCTCCCGCCAGAGTCtccgctgctgttgctgctgctcttCCCATTGCTGCTCCAGCAGCTTCCTGCAAgaggccgggggtggggggtggtttAGTCAGGGGAAGCACAGCCCACCCTGCTCCACAATCAGACTAcggcctctttctttcctttctctttctttccttccttcctccctccttctttcttcttcttcttcttctttcccaggTGGGGTATCCTCCTACCGCCTCTTCTGTTCCTCCTGCAGAGCCCGACGGGCTTCGGTTTCCTTGGCCCTGGCCTCTCTGGCCTCCTCCCCCAGCTGCCTCCTGCCCAGGGCGGCCTGGGTCTCTGACAGCTGCCGGCTCTCCTGCAGCATCTGCTCCAATTCCTGCACCTGGGAAGGACACAGAGATGCCGAAGCCCTGACTTCAGGAGAGatgcccctccctctcccccccccaaaacggGGCCCCGGTCACAGCAACATGGACCCGTTTCAAAAAGGAGAAATGGGTCCCTTGGGGGCAAACGAATTGGTGCGggcaatcctcgatttacgaccgttgGTTTAAGGACCGAAGTGCGCTGGGGCCACTGACCCTTTTCTCAGCCCGGGCGGCTCTCTGGCTCTCCTGGGCCAGCTGCTCCTGCAGGCGGCTCTGCTGCTTGGCGGCCTGGCACTGTTGGAGCAGCTGCAGCTCGAGTTCCTTCGCCTTCTGCTGGCTCAGCTCCCCCTGCGAGGCCAGAGCCCCACAGGCCTTGGAGGTCTCCAGCACCTTCACCTGGGCTTGCCTCAGCTCGGCCTGGATCTGAAGGGAAAGGGGCGCCCGTGGGGTCAAGGAGGAGAGGCAATCGGAGGGCCCTCCCAGGAGAGGCGGCTGTAGGGGCTCCCGAACCCTGagctctctgagctgggctgctaccttgcagacctttcaagacccagctagggaacatcatcacttCTCAACCCGAACTGAACCATCCTAACCGTGCTGGGCATGCTCAGCGACCACAGAAACCTGCAAcagacctcccctcccctcccccaccaagcaccacccccacccctggcAACCCACCTTAATGTTTTCTTGCTGCAGCTGCAGATTCTGTAGCCTGAGTTCCAAGCTCCTCTCCTGTTCCAGCCTCAGCTGCTCCTTGGCGAAGCTCAGCACCTGCCGGGGGCCCCAAAGCGGCCCCGGGGGCTCTTCCTGCGGCTGCAGGGCTCCCTTGTGGGGGGGTCCCTGCGTGCAGAGGGGAGGTGGTAAAGAAAGGACAGCACGGGGCTCTTGTTTTGGAAGCCTCTTCCCCACGGTGTGCCCCCCCCTCTGCACCTGCTCTGTGTCCCCACCGGCACTTCCCAGGGCAGGCCGGGGAGGGCAGGGCTCAGCCGGGGTGCTGTGCCTCTCTCGGTGGGTGCTCAGCTGATGCTGCACGGCCAGAATCTCCTTCAGGAAGGAGGGAccctcctcttcctgcttggcCTGGCTCGGCTTCCCCAGCTCTCCCATCTTGCTGGCTTCGGAACAACGCAGGCTGTGGGTCagaaggtggggtggggtgggggaacaaAGAGAAAGGGGGCATCATGCTGTATggtctccgtcaacttccggacctccgaaccttccgtcgcgagctcaagacatatttattcatctgtgcaggactggactagattttaaatttataggggttttaaattggttttaatatttatatttatatttttaattatttggcattagaataagttttttaatggttatcttaatttgtacataaatgttttatttgcctgtgaaccgccctgagtccttcgggagatagggcggtatacaaatatgaataataaataaataaataaaataaataaatggtcggCTGCTAAATCACAAGGATGACCCGGCAGGAGCTGCGCTGGCTGCCAATCTGCTTTCAGGGACAGCTCCAGGTGCTGGTTGACACCTTTCAAGCCCTACATGGCTACATGGTTACCTGAAGGACCCtccccagcagtggtgggtttcaaaaatcttTCCTACCGctcctgtggatgtggcttggtgggcgaggcaggggaaggaaactgcaaaatccccatttcctccccatcagctggggctcaggaggcagagaatagatgggggggtgggggcaggaccagtcagaatttttactaccagttctctgaactactcaaaatttttgctgccagttctccagaaccggtcagaacctgctgaaacccacctctgctccccaGTGATGTCTAACTGACACCCGCCCCCCCAGACAGGAGAGGTTATGGGTCCCCTCTCTTAAGGAGGGCCTTCCGGCAgggcccagaagaagggccttctccacagtggctccctccctgtggaagGTTAGACAGGCCCCTATTCTGATACTCTTCCACAAGAACTGGTTTTGCCAACAGGCCTGGGCATCCCGGGCTGGGATGGAGCCCATCGAGTGGCGGCTCGTTTGATTGACTGATTGGTTGCTGGCACCAggaagtgtgtgggggggtgtttccAAGGTTCCAATCCCAAAACAACCTGCTGCCAAGGGTTCGAATTACCACATCAGCTCTCCATCTCCTCCCTGTTTCGGGATCTGATCTTCATAAAACAGCCCCCTGGCTGGAAATTCAGGGCACGAGAACGAGAGTCTGTTTGCCAaaactccctcctcctcctcctcctcctccttcctctttctcaggATACGCTGGTTCAGTTGCTCACATTCGTGGGAGAGCTCCAATACCTGCGGATTTTAGTTTTAATGGATTGATTTGTTAAACTtatgaaataaatgtatttaataaagtaataaattatttataacctatttaaattgataaatatttaaataaatttattaaatttagatttaAGCAAACATAGAGTGTGTTGAACTGAATTATATCGCCTGTATTTTCATCGGAAAAAGCAGCATGTTTGTCTCGGGTTGAATGTGCAagtggttctcaacttatgaGCACAACATCTGTCGCTAAGTGAGGTGGCTATaagtgcccaattttacaacatttttgcacCAAAGGGAAGTCTTGCATTCCAAAATGAGCACTAAAATGTTTGCATTTATCTGCACAAAATCATCCTTTTGGTCAGTCTTTCATAGAATTTGGTGGCTGGTAGCACTTGAGTCTGGATTACTACTTTACAGGTAGACCCGACTtaaaacctttcatttagtgaccattcaaaattacaacagcactgaaaaaagtggcatgaCAATTTTCCACATGACCGCTGTCAACACGAtccaaattcaggcgcttggcaactgacctcacatttatgacggtcgcagcgtcctggggtcatgcgatccccttttgcgaccgtctgaccagcaaagtcaagggggaagccagattcactttacaaccgtgttactaacttaaagacTGTAGTGGTtcccttcacaactgtggcaagaaaggtggttcaGTGGGacaaacttcacttaacaactgtctcacttagcaatggaaactttgggctcaatcgtggttgtGCCTTACCTCCTTTCTGAGTTTGCCCCATCTTCTATGGAGGACCACTCAACCCCTTTTGAGTTTTGTTGTATCTAAAGGCCGACGCTCCTGAACAAAATTCTGTTCTGGGCACATGATCCGCACCTGGCTGGCCCGGCTGCGGAGCTCACCCTGCTTTCAAGCCGCCTGTTCTTCTGCAGCAGCTTCTCGTGAGTCAGGTGcagaaaatccctctcttctgcgGCTCCCTGCAACACCTGGAGCTCGCCGTAGAGACGAAGAAGTTCTGACTTGTAGCTGTGCAGCTCCTGCAGGTTCAGTGGAGGAGAAAATCGAACGAGAAGAAATTCATCCGAACACAACAGGGATTAGTGAAGAACAGGCCGCCTAGACTGATGATGtaacccagttgggtcatgaaacgtctgcaagaaaacggccaagcttggagactaccaaggacccctccaggATCACCCCTGCAAGGGCTGCTGGGAGGATCCAAATGGGAGGCATCCATTGGGAATGTGCAGAGCCTCCTGGGAGAATCATCATCAATTAAGCATGTGACCTACACGCTTAAAGCAGCCTCCGAGGTCGCTGGAGACTGAGCCCCCCAGAGAGGCCTGTCTCTCTGCCTCCGGAAAGCAAAGCCGGTCGTGCAGCAGCAGTCTATCTGTCCAAAGGTTCTGCTCTCTGGTCTTCCACAGCTCAGACACAGCTAGAAGGAATCAGAAGGTCACTTGATAAGGCTGAGCTCAATCTGGGCCTTCTtggccttggcagcttgaagcggTGAGGATTCCAACTCCCATATTCCCCTGCCAGCCAGGCCTCTCTGCTTACTGACGGAATCGGGGTCCAGGGCCGAGAGGGGTTCTCTGGAGAGTGAAGATTTCACCAATGGTTCAACGGGCTGCTgggccttctcttcctccttgcccAAGGTTCCTTGCCAGAACTCAGCTCCTGGCCAAAGagatttcttttcaaaaaatgcaggcagtcctcaacttacaaccactattgagcccaaagcttctgttgctaagtgagttgctaaatgagttttgccctcattttacgaccattcttgccccagttgttaagtgcaattgtgaagctagtaacacggtcgttaagtgaattggtCTTccgcattgactctgcttgttcagaaggttgccaaagaggatcacgtgatcctggaacACTGTctgaccgtcataaataagagtcaattgccaagcgcctgaattttgatcacatgaccacagggaggcTACAACGGTcgtcaagtgtgaaaaacggtcatcaatcatttttttccagtgccattgttaacatcaaacggtcactaagtgaaccgttgtaattggaggactacctgtacctggaGTCCCCCCCCCAACACTGACAAGGGAAGTTTGGGGAATTGTAGTCCCGTCCCAGCCCGTTgggagacttcagctcccagaattccccagcagagTCACCTTCCAAGGAAGACAAGAAGACAAAGAACAAAAGGAGAAGAAGGCATGAAGCCCACAGGACCTACCAGCCGAGTCAGGCAGCTTCCCTCGCTCTCCCTCTGCTGCGTCCAGGTCCTCCTTCAACGCCGGGATCCCACCCTGGGTGCTCCGAAGCCTGCCTGGGGATCCCTCCAAACCTCGCTCGGGCTCTTCCCAGGTGGGCTGCCCTCCGGCCGGCTCTTCTGACAAGGGAAGCTGGGGGACAAATCACACGAccacggggaggctgcaacggtcgcaaGTCCcttttgccgttgtaactttgaactgtcactaaaccgaATAGGCTGTAAGCTGAGGGCGATCTGCATGCTCTTTGTTGGCGCTGCAACCGTGTTCCAACTCGATTTGTTTTAAGGAATTATCTCTTAAAATACATAGA
Above is a genomic segment from Ahaetulla prasina isolate Xishuangbanna chromosome 18, ASM2864084v1, whole genome shotgun sequence containing:
- the CCDC30 gene encoding coiled-coil domain-containing protein 30 translates to MQPFEAEGAREGRLLLPGEAPLKQPGEAEGGGGAATTTIITTPSETQLAHAWPWFLRGPEELHFTSGALLHQQLEEEMREVQNYVDHVRALTEARDTLAAEYERENEELRVKYTQLQLEHESQHKEVAELLALEGLASIVHSSPSEQVAYLLVERSTLLERMEALEQELGAPHCLGRPCVASLQVQDEWHLFHPRPEEGLHRPQQSLPHIRGTLPLSEEPAGGQPTWEEPERGLEGSPGRLRSTQGGIPALKEDLDAAEGERGKLPDSAGAEFWQGTLGKEEEKAQQPVEPLVKSSLSREPLSALDPDSVTVSELWKTREQNLWTDRLLLHDRLCFPEAERQASLGGSVSSDLGGCFKRELHSYKSELLRLYGELQVLQGAAEERDFLHLTHEKLLQKNRRLESRVLELSHECEQLNQRILRKRKEEEEEEEGVLANRLSFSCPEFPARGLFYEDQIPKQGGDGELMCLRCSEASKMGELGKPSQAKQEEEGPSFLKEILAVQHQLSTHRERHSTPAEPCPPRPALGSAGGDTEQGPPHKGALQPQEEPPGPLWGPRQVLSFAKEQLRLEQERSLELRLQNLQLQQENIKIQAELRQAQVKVLETSKACGALASQGELSQQKAKELELQLLQQCQAAKQQSRLQEQLAQESQRAARAEKRVQELEQMLQESRQLSETQAALGRRQLGEEAREARAKETEARRALQEEQKRRKLLEQQWEEQQQQQRRLWREEEAQLLQALADRQAQAQQQEGQLRALEEERRALAKEHLDSRRLSEQLSALQQEKEALCEEQRKILKQVDVSLRKQNKRRLRHKARLQQAKETLLDEVKLRDTHIWNLENEVRLAKSQAEKDRLLIRRVTNENESLFREKRKSLEQLHSLEEAKQSNSQALCTLQSRWETPRKEGREERRKEGNDQRKGVCWGPHPKPLPSLLPRVQLLERENQQLQDRTLQLSLQVGILERALRTIHVHSLQEFKSLGFPECPLQRKLLPFSGFSFSVTRLSDHGSLRQALNDGQPVEPGQKALLSPRAFQSSAIGCLNVSVPRNSADFREDQPGHPVG